DNA from Gracilinanus agilis isolate LMUSP501 chromosome 3, AgileGrace, whole genome shotgun sequence:
ttaaattttaatagcaattggaaagatcaatgcacctgtggccatcaccgctgtcctggatcgctgcagcacccaccagggggcggtggcgcccactttgggaatcactacctTAGGCCATAAACTGAGGAACTCTCCTCAActgccctccccactcccagaataCAGAACTCCACCTCAAAGACTGAGGGACACCCCAAACACAGACTTCAAAGACTGAGGGGCCCTTTCAGCCTATCTCACAGACTACCTCTCACCTCAATCTTGGAGTCCAAAAGACTCCTCTAGCCTATAGACTGAGGGGCTCCCCTCACCCCAGAATCTTAAGGGACATTCCTCACAGGCTGTAGGATCCCTCCACAGCTCCACAGATTTGAGAGATCCCCTTTACCCTACCTTACAAACCAAGAGACCCTCCTTATTTTCCCTCACAGAATAAGGGACTTCCTCACTTTACCTCAGAGACTGAAGTACCCTCCACATCCTGCCTCACAGACCAAAGGAACCCCCTCCACCCTAGCAACTGAAGGGCAAAACTTGGGGACTAGACTAAGGGACTCTACCTCAGTCTGCCTAAGAGTAAGGGATTCTCTTCATGTATTCATCCCAACTTATACTGAGGATCTTCCTACCCCACTACAAAGACTGAAAGGCCCCCCCACAGAAAAGGGACCCCTCTACTGTAGAGTTTGAGAGACCCCTACAGACTGAGGGAGCCCTTCACCCTACTTTATATACTGTGAGGCCTCTCACATCATCCCAGACTGAAGAATTCTCCACAACTCCCCAAAGAACAAAGGGTTCTCCATAGACTGAAAGATCTTCCACCTTACTCCAGACCCTTTCTCAGACCCCAAAGACAGAGACCTTCAAACTCCATAGCTCTTAGACCCCATTTCAGAGACCAACAGACATTACGGACTTAGGAACCACCCTTACACAATCTAAAAACCAAGGGATCCTCTTCACACCTCCAGAGACCAAAGTATCTTCCCAGACCTAACACTGAGGAACCCCCACCCAGATTCCACAGATCTCACAAACTTAAGAACTCTTTCCCCCAGATATGAATCTACTAGAAACCATAGAACCTTCTCAGATCATCTATACTGTGGGACCCCCCCCATCCTCTAGAGATTCCACAAAGTGAAGGATTCTCTTCATCCCACCCCAAGATTTCGTAGATCAAGGAATAAGCACTTTCTACCCTCCCAGAGACCCATTAGTCTGAGGACTTTGAAAAAGACTTTGTAAAACAAAGGACCCCCTTCAAGACTCCACAGATTGGGGCTCCCTTAAAACAACTCTCCTTTAGCTTCTTCAGAGACCCCATAGCTCAAGGGATTCTACCTCAGCAACTCAAGACTCCACAGGgccccctttccttctcccaagATCTCATAGACCCAGGGATCCTTCCCAGCCTCTCCTTCAGGCCTATAGTCTGAGGGACCCATACCCATACATACCCCCCGGAGAGAACCAGGCCACAGATCAAGGGATACCAACTCAGCCTCCCCCATCAGGGACTCCAACAGAGGTACCCATCTGCCTAGAGAATCTTTGGGATTCCCTTTAGCCTCTCCCCAAAGATTTCAGAATTTGAGGGGTATCTTCCAAAGACCCAACAGAGGGATCCCAATGAGTATCTCTATAGAGGGATCCCTCAGCCTTCCACCAGTCAAACTTCACAAAAGGGCCCTCCCCTCGGCTTCTCTTCAATCAGATACCTCTTAAGGAAAACAGCTCTTTCAGTAATTAGCTCCCCAGTCAATTCTCAGAGGGGCTCAGAGATGAAAATGTTCCCCTATTTCCTACCCCTCATTAAAGTTTCCTTCTGAAATACCTCATACCCTCAGGCACTAAGACCAAGGTATTCTCTTACTTGCTGCTTCCCAATTAAAAACCCGCTCAATAGGTGCCTTTCCCTTCAGGCTCTCCTTAGCAAGAGACCCCAAAGTAGGACTCTAGGCGTCTTACTCTTAGAGCCCCAATCCATAAGCACCCCACAGAAGGACTCAAAGGCCAAAAGAGTCTTGCCTCTGTTTGCTCTGCACTCAGAGGCCCTATAGAGGAGCTTAAAATCCAAGACAAGCTTCCCTCAGCCTTGTAGCCCAGCCCTCCCCAGATGACCTAACAGGTCTTGGATACCAAGGCACCTTCTCATCCTCTGCTCCCATTTCAGAGACCTCCCAGGACAAAGTGGCTTAGGGAGTGGGGCACCTTCCCCTCAATGAACTCCTTTCAGCCCCGTGAGAAACCTAGGCATCCTCCCTCCCAATTCAGGGTCTCCACAGAGTGTCTCGGCCTGAATCCTCCTGGGCGAGttggtccaatcccttcattttgcggATGAAAGGACTGAAGCCCAGAAACTCATAGTTGCTTGCCCAGTAGTCAAAGGATCTAACAGGAAACTGCAATTCCTAGGCTCAAGTGCAAATAGCACAGATAGATGTGGTTTTTTCTTCAAGACCTTTAATGTCAGCTAtcagggtggggagaggggaagccAGAAACGAGGCGGGAACATGTGACGTCTTAAGGACGGCGGGACAAACGCCGAAGAAGCTCCTGGCTCAGCAGCTCCTGCTCTCTCCTCGCCCCTTGAAGCACACTTCTATTCTCCTGGGCCCGACGAAGCAGGTAGGGAATTACCTCCTCCAGAGAACCATAAGGGATAGACTTGTAGATGGAGTAACCAGCCTGCCCTGGGTAAGAGAGGATATCGGGGGAATGGGGACTGGCCTTCTCCTTCATGCTTCCTTCCCCACAGATAATGGCCCTCTCATCTTGACTTCACTATTACAGACCAAGGGCAGGCTCAAATTGTGGacggagaagggaagagagaaggctaTTAGATTGAAAATTATGCCCATGAGAGCAGGGATCGAGGGCAGGCTAGTCTAATGGGAACACATACCCAGGGCAAGGGAGACATGGTCACACATGCCGAGCAGCTGTCCAAAGCAAACAGCACCATCTGGAGGAATCCCCAAATCTGACATCCTATGGCATTTGAAAACAAAGTTAATGCtctacaataaacatttaagtgcctgctgtgtgtaGTGCTCTGTGCTTGATTCATGATGGCCTCTGAAAGGGAGGAGGAATTCTTTAGCCTGCCATGTAAAGCCCTCACCCTCCTCTCAAGTCTTTGTTCCTAGTGCTCCCACTCTCTATAGAATCATCGACAtgtccatctcccatctcctgcTCTGTGCCTTTGCTTAGGTGCCTGGGCCCCATACCTGGAATACACTCCCTCTCTCATCTCCCTCATCTGCGCTAAGCTCTTCTTGATCCTTTCATTTTTGTGgttctcttttccctctgaaaTTCTCTTGCTTTAGGAGTAGCCTCACACTGAATGGTCACTAATAACGTTGGTTAAATTGAAAAACCTTTTCATTACAAAAAGTtatatataaagttaataaaCCAAAGAGCAGGATTTATATAGCACTCGTACTCATTTGAGTTAGGTACAGCAGgtagtgtccccattttgcagacaaggaatCAGAAGTGTTTAAGGCAGAATTTGTACCCAAGTTAGTCCCGAGGCTATGtcagtccagcattctttccactacaccaaatATTTTGGTGTAAGGTTAGGTAGGGAAAGTTCTTAAAAGAGAGCCCATAGGGCAAGACAGTAGACCCACTTCCTTTTCCTGCAGCTCTGAATCCCTCTCCTCCTGGCCCCAAGAGGAGATCAGGCTTCAGCTGAATCCTTCAGATCTGCAACTGCCTCTTGAGAATCTTGGACACATCACTGAACCTCCTTGGACTTGCTTTTCTCCCTTCTAAATACGGGAATTGAAACGATTACCTCTAAAAAGCTCTGCACTGCTTCGGATAGTCTCTGCATCTCTAACCCCCTCATCATCTTGTGCTTGCTTTCTTTGGCCTTTCCTGCCTCTTTAAGAATACCCCCCAGGCTCCCCCTCTCCTCTGGCCCCAGCCTTACCGCTTGACTGCCTGGCGCACAGACTCTTCATTGTGGGACGCTACCATGAGCTGACATCGTGAGCCCCGGCGGCTAACGTGCCCTAACATCAGCTCCAGGCATCGGCTGTAActgggggagggaggatgggagggaaggtATGGGAGTCACTGGTCCATGGTAAACCTAATCCATGTCTCTACCCTCACTCCCTTCTGTGGGAGCCCCACTCTTGCCTACCTTCGGCTTGTGTCCTCATAGTTGGGCTGGGTAGGATCTGCTGTCCCGCTCTGCTGGGCAAGCGCCCGCTCTGTCTCCAGATATGCCCCACGAACCAGCTTCACCCCAAAGGCCAGACCTCCTCTCTCTGCTGCCTCTGCTGCCTGATTCAGCCGCTCATGAGTGTCCTGAGGTGGTAGTACAGGAGGCAGGGGACGTAAGAGACCGGGGGTCTTTCCCCACCCACTCCGAGGGGCTTCTCGGCTCCCTTTCCCTAAGCTGCTTGTTACCTTGAGATAGGCCTGGTAGGTGTTCCACACCCAGGGAGCCCCATCCCTATCGACTTCCTCTGGGCAGTTCCAACGGACAGCCAGGGAAGACACGAACAGGGTCAGTGCTGGGTTCAGAAAGGTGTACTCTGCATCCACCAGCAGCCTCACACCCTGCTTCCGGGCATACTGTGGAGGAGGATAAAAGAGATGGGGGTCACTGGACTCTGGCTCTGGAATGGAGTAGGGGATTTGAGGGCTTTGTTTGAAATGAGGGGGAGCACCTTTGGAAGAACTGGGGCTGAAGTAGATATTGGGGTTCACCTGGGCAATGCGATGGAAGCGGCTCAGCGAAGCTCTGAGGTGCTGGTTCTGCTCAGGGCTGAGACTGGAAATCGAAAGGTCCTGAGGGAGAGCAGAGCTTAGATTCAGGGCCTTCAGGGAGACGTTCACAAATACTTTGGGGATAACGGGTGTTTGGAGAGCCTCACCTTACCACTTTCCATGGTGGTAGCAAACCTTTCAGGGCTTAGCTCCCTGGCAGTCCCAGGCTCCCTGAGCCGGAGTGttagttctttctgaaatggGCAGCAAAAGTGGGGTGGGGAATTAAGGGGTGCATAgttcaggattcaaattcaggtccaaCCCCCAAGTTCTCCCCCAGATCTTGGGTGTCTTACGCAGAGTTGGGCACTGGTCAGTGCTGTCACTTTGAGTTGCATGAGGGCAGGCTGTGGTGGTGGGGATCCTGGGGGCCCACAGGACAGATCCACACAGTGCAACATAGCATTGAGGTTTTCCTCATACCAGGCTTCTCTGCAGACCAAAGAGAACCTGAGTTGCCAAGGTCCTGCAGGTCCTTTTCTTTCAGGTTTCTCACCCCCAAAAGCTTCTTTCTCTTGTCTCCACCTTCCCTTTACTCTCGTCTTGCATTTCACCCTCCCTTGATCCATGTTCTTACCCTCCCCGATCTGTCCCCGGCTCCTCCTCAGTGGGCACAGCCAGCAGTGGCCGTAGCCGGAGGCCCTGAAGTCTCTGGACAGAGCCTTGCACCTCAGCAGTTGTCTCCCCAGCCACAAACTGCCCATACACTGAAGCCCGAAGTAGTGCCCCAGATAGCCGGGAGCCCAGGAGCCTCTGGGACCAAGACAGAAGCTAGGTgataagaaggaaaaacagaattaaaattggaaaatattttagaattccCTTAGATACAGAAGTGCCTTAGAATGCCTTATATTAGAATTGAGGATACCTTAAATAATTCTTCCCATGGGGGTCAGGACTGGAGAATACTTACTGTTAACCCATAGGTGACCAGAGGAGGCCAAGCACAGAGCCGAAGCACCAACAAGGCCCGAACTAGTTCCCTTGTCTTTTTTAGACGAAAAGCTTCCCCATCAAACCGTAAAATTGGCCCCTGGGCTCCTGAACCTTGCAAAGGGGAGGTAACCCGAGATAGCAGTACTCGGCTGGTTCGGAGCATTCTGCCTGCCTTCTAAGTACCAGTCTCAAAGGAAGGGAACCTTAAGGCAATCAATGGGACCAAAAACCCACTTTCCCCGCCTTTTGGGTGGCATATGACCAATTTACTTGGGGGGGGAACATAGCTAGGGTCAGTGGCTCCTTGGTGGGCGGGTAAGGGGATGGGTAACTCATTAACCAGACTTGGGGCAGAGTTCAGGTTTGGGAtggggggcaggggaggaaaCCTAGAATTATTAGGGGCTCTGAAAAGCATATTCCCAGATTTTTATACTGGATTGAGCTAGTATTGCAAGATCATAGGACTAGAGAACAGGCCTAGAGCTAACCATATGCCCCATCTTTGCCCCAGTCTTACTTTTTAGGAAAGAGTGGCTTCAGTTTTGAGGAAAAACCCTTAATTCTGAACCATTCATAACAGTCTGTTCTCATCTTTAGTCACCTTGCTAAGTAAGTCAGTAAGAATGGTGGGGGAATGAAAAGCCTGGACCCCAAATATTATGgtaggagaaaaagaggaaaaacaaactcTACTCCTTCTGGCTGATATCAGGCCAAAGACTGTCACTATAGGGGTGTGTTGGCGAACCCATGGCATGAGTGCCagagtgtgctggagggggctgctcccctccccatctccccatgcacttgaggacatttctcacataaccggctctctgcccagcagcccagtgggaatgcttcctcccttaggggctcacatgcagcatgagggttgcagtttgggcatttggtctctaaaaagtttgccatcactgctatagggtCTCTGGCTGCGTTCACTGGGGAAGATGGAATCATGGAGAGGTAATTATGGGTTCAGATTGGGTTCCCAGCACTGTGATTTTGTAGTCTTGGGGCCAAGGGTCATAAGAGCTATTTGTGTGGGGTCCGGTGGGGCTTTATAGTGCTGCTTTGGTGGGGCCTTTGAGTACCTAATTACCATCCAGTGTGGGATGTGAGCTCCTGTGGTGGTACTGTGGAATCTCTAGACTTAGATTGGGTCACAGGAGCTCAACACAACATTTATCAAGAGCTTCCAGTGTATACTGAGGATACCAGGAAAGACGTTCCCTGTCCTTCATTCTACTAGGGGCAGGGGGTGAGAAAGAAACGTCAAATGTGTTCTAAATGGAAGACAAGCTGatttgagaaagggaaagaaaacgaACAGCTAAGGGTTGAGGATCAGAGAAATCCTCATCTAGGAAGCCTTAGCCTTACACCTTAGTGGAAAGGATTTCTGCAGATGGAGGGTCAGATTTTCCCTGGCCTAAGCAGGGAATTTAGGAAGGTGGGGATACTGTGGGTGTATGATGGAGTAATGCCTTCTTCCCAAAGTTTTGACTGGGAAGCcactagaagaaagaaaaatgtctgaCAGCGTACATTTCCCCAAACCCTTgggtcttttcttcctttctccttgaaGAATCTTTCCACCATCCAATTTGGAGGGCAGAAGAAAAAAGCTATGTTCGGCcaattaagtcttttttttttttaaacccctaccttccgtcctagaatcaataactgtgaattagttccaaggcagaaaaggggtaagggctaggcaattggggttaagtgatttgctcggagtcacaaaactaggaagtgtctgaggccagatttgaacctgcaCCACTTAACTCTTAACCAGCATCTTATTTCCTTGTACAATAGTGTATGACCACATTGTGGATTGCCTGTACATTGGGAAATGGTGGTCAGAGGCAAAAGCCAAACCaagatttctataattttatgtatGGGGAGGCGGGGGAGTAGTAAGGGGAGGAAGGCTCTTATGTTTTGCACGTGAGGCCACTCCAAAGtttaaaaaggcttttttttctgCCCCAAACCCATCCAAATTACAAATGCTCAAATCTGAAATGTATTATTTCACAAGTGGACTAGAGGGACTAAGTCGATGAAGGAACTCCCGATCAGCCACCCGCTATACTTGATATTTCAGAGCAATGCCCAACGTTCTGAAAACTGAATCGGGGCCAGCCCTGCACATCCAAGCCATGTATCTATTCAGAGTAGTCTGAGGGCTTGTAAGTCAGTGCCCTGGGAAAGGCAAGGAAGACCCTGCGGCCTTTGGCAAAGCCTGTCCATGCACACCAGATAATATGCGGATGAAAACACTTGACTGGATGACTGAATGTGTTGCCATCTGGTTACTTAGCTAATAAAGTGAGAACCTGCTTCTCAGCATGCAGAAAGCAGAAAAGGAGCCAAGTATGGGCGGTTCTTTCTGTGGCAACACCTCGGCTGTCACGTGGAATACCCACCAAGGGCACAGACAGCCTGTGTCACGTAAGTCTatatatttagaactgaaaagcaTCTTAGAAGTCTTCGGGCCCATTTCCTTCAATTGAATCCCATTACTGTATATTGTGGGGGGGTGGGCCAAGATCAAAGTGAAAGGATAGGACCTAAGGATGGAAGGGATGAGGATAATGATGGCAGAAAGAAAGCAGGGCTGatcatttctcattttgtttttctctgcaaAGGAGAGTGACTTTTATACTGGAAATGACAATACAAAAAGTGACTAACAGGGAGTTGATACACAAGACAAGTGAGGAGATAGCAAGATAGCACCTCGCTGCTCTCAGTGAGCTTAAATGAGGCTGGCACTGATGAATAGCATCCCTGGGCTGTGAAAGGCCCAGAAAGTGTGATCATGGAGCCACTTTCAGTGATTTCAGTGATCTCTGCAAAATCATGAAAAATGGAAGAGTTACCTCCAAACTAATGGGCAAACGGCCTGACATCTacaaagggaagaaaacagaGTCTGCAGACTGTAGACTGGTAAACTTGACCTAGAtccctgggaaaattctagaatggatcaTTAGAGATATGGATGGCAAACATCtagaaaggaaaatagatttaCAAAGAACCAGTTTGGTTTCATCAAAAATCTATCATGCACGGGGCAgcgggtggctcactggattgagagccaggcctagagacaggaagtcctaggttcaaatctggcctctgacacttcctagctatgtgaccctgggcaagtcacttcactcccattgcctaacccttgctgctcttttatatatatatatatatatatatatatatatatttttttttttttaaactcttctgtgtattagttccttggtggaagagtggtaaggataggcaatgggggtcaagtgacttgcccagggtcacacagctgggaagtgtctcagaccaaatttgaacctagaacctcccgtctctaggcctggctctcaatccactgagctacccagctgccccatccctttgctgctcttttgccttaaaaccaatacatagtattagttttaagacagaaagtatgagttaaaaaaaaaacttatcaaactaaaaaatagctatagtcatataaaaaaaaatgtgccaaATCACTATggattagagaagtacaaattaaaacaactctgagataccaccttatacctacctgattgactaacatgaccaaaaaagaaaataatgttgaaaggaatgtgaaaaaaaagaatacactaatacacactgttggtggaactgtgaactgataacaaccattctggagatcaatatggaaccaggctcacagggctaccctttgacccatctatatcactactagatctatatcccaaagagatcagagataagggaaaagaacctatctaTCTGTACCAAAATagttttagcaactctttttctAGTGACTAAGAATGGGAAACTAAGAGGTTTTCAGCCatttgaggaatggatgaacaagttgtggtactggaatactattgcactacataaggaacaatgaacagaatgagttcagaaaaacctggagagacttatttatatgaagtgatgcaaagtgaagtgagcacatccaggagaacaatgtatacaataataGAAATACTATACAATGAGCAACTATGAagaactaaaccattatcagcaaagcaaatctccaag
Protein-coding regions in this window:
- the PRODH2 gene encoding hydroxyproline dehydrogenase isoform X3 — encoded protein: MLRTSRVLLSRVTSPLQGSGAQGPILRFDGEAFRLKKTRELVRALLVLRLCAWPPLVTYGLTLLSWSQRLLGSRLSGALLRASVYGQFVAGETTAEVQGSVQRLQGLRLRPLLAVPTEEEPGTDRGGEAWYEENLNAMLHCVDLSCGPPGSPPPQPALMQLKVTALTSAQLCKELTLRLREPGTARELSPERFATTMESGKDLSISSLSPEQNQHLRASLSRFHRIAQDTHERLNQAAEAAERGGLAFGVKLVRGAYLETERALAQQSGTADPTQPNYEDTSRSYSRCLELMLGHVSRRGSRCQLMVASHNEESVRQAVKRMSDLGIPPDGAVCFGQLLGMCDHVSLALGQAGYSIYKSIPYGSLEEVIPYLLRRAQENRSVLQGARREQELLSQELLRRLSRRP
- the PRODH2 gene encoding hydroxyproline dehydrogenase isoform X2, with the translated sequence MLRTSRVLLSRVTSPLQGSGAQGPILRFDGEAFRLKKTRELVRALLVLRLCAWPPLVTYGLTLLSWSQRLLGSRLSGALLRASVYGQFVAGETTAEVQGSVQRLQGLRLRPLLAVPTEEEPGTDRGGEAWYEENLNAMLHCVDLSCGPPGSPPPQPALMQLKVTALTSAQLCKELTLRLREPGTARELSPERFATTMESGKDLSISSLSPEQNQHLRASLSRFHRIAQYARKQGVRLLVDAEYTFLNPALTLFVSSLAVRWNCPEEVDRDGAPWVWNTYQAYLKDTHERLNQAAEAAERGGLAFGVKLVRGAYLETERALAQQSGTADPTQPNYEDTSRSYSRCLELMLGHVSRRGSRCQLMVASHNEESVRQAVKRMSDLGIPPDGAVCFGQLLGMCDHVSLALGWLLHLQVYPLWFSGGGNSLPASSGPGE
- the PRODH2 gene encoding hydroxyproline dehydrogenase isoform X1, which codes for MLRTSRVLLSRVTSPLQGSGAQGPILRFDGEAFRLKKTRELVRALLVLRLCAWPPLVTYGLTLLSWSQRLLGSRLSGALLRASVYGQFVAGETTAEVQGSVQRLQGLRLRPLLAVPTEEEPGTDRGGEAWYEENLNAMLHCVDLSCGPPGSPPPQPALMQLKVTALTSAQLCKELTLRLREPGTARELSPERFATTMESGKDLSISSLSPEQNQHLRASLSRFHRIAQYARKQGVRLLVDAEYTFLNPALTLFVSSLAVRWNCPEEVDRDGAPWVWNTYQAYLKDTHERLNQAAEAAERGGLAFGVKLVRGAYLETERALAQQSGTADPTQPNYEDTSRSYSRCLELMLGHVSRRGSRCQLMVASHNEESVRQAVKRMSDLGIPPDGAVCFGQLLGMCDHVSLALGQAGYSIYKSIPYGSLEEVIPYLLRRAQENRSVLQGARREQELLSQELLRRLSRRP